A window from Thermoanaerobaculales bacterium encodes these proteins:
- a CDS encoding serine hydrolase domain-containing protein — protein MRRSARGVVATRLSSLSIAVLMLLSGAAAGCARRVAERAPAAAPPVDERAAADLAERLQKLLDSLVAGQDSVRGGLLLVDGPGFHWKGASGVASEATGAAMLPDDQFAIDSIAKAMTATIVMGLVEEGRIALDDPIGRYLPPSLMDGLHVISGTPYSGAVTIRHLLNHSSGIPDDWACAGFLDRIAADLERRWTPEETIAFVKSNCEPAFPPGGGFSYSDTGYNLLGLIIEHVSGKTLQGAYRERLLDPLGMEHTYRPAFEASRPSIPQRRPSERFLGDLECSLSPAVMTADWAGGGLISTTEDLNRFLRAFVDDRIFRQPETRAQMLNWIDSGPFHGYGFGIGLVDFDRSDSPAHAGLGQAWGHAGSSQNFMYYWPRFDVAMIGTLNQIDSQRSLYDIVASVMTTVRDTLPG, from the coding sequence ATGCGACGGTCAGCTCGGGGAGTCGTGGCGACCCGGCTGTCATCGCTCTCCATCGCAGTGCTGATGCTCCTCAGTGGCGCGGCCGCGGGCTGTGCCCGAAGAGTCGCTGAGAGGGCCCCGGCGGCCGCTCCACCGGTCGACGAGAGGGCCGCCGCAGACCTGGCTGAACGCCTCCAGAAGCTGCTCGACAGCCTCGTCGCCGGGCAGGACAGCGTGCGCGGCGGCCTGCTCCTCGTCGACGGTCCGGGATTCCACTGGAAGGGCGCGAGCGGTGTGGCGTCGGAGGCGACCGGGGCAGCCATGCTGCCTGACGACCAGTTCGCGATCGACAGCATCGCCAAGGCAATGACCGCGACGATCGTCATGGGTCTCGTCGAAGAGGGACGAATCGCGCTCGACGATCCCATTGGCCGTTACCTCCCACCGTCACTGATGGACGGGCTTCACGTGATCAGCGGGACGCCGTACTCGGGCGCGGTGACAATCCGACACCTGCTGAACCACAGCAGCGGGATCCCCGACGACTGGGCGTGCGCCGGCTTCCTCGATCGGATTGCGGCCGATCTCGAGCGCCGCTGGACCCCCGAGGAGACGATCGCCTTCGTCAAGTCGAACTGCGAGCCTGCCTTCCCGCCGGGCGGGGGCTTCTCCTACTCGGACACCGGCTACAATCTGCTCGGCCTGATCATCGAACATGTCTCGGGCAAGACGCTCCAGGGGGCGTATCGGGAGCGCCTGCTCGATCCGCTCGGGATGGAACACACCTACCGGCCAGCCTTCGAAGCGTCTCGGCCGAGCATCCCACAACGACGCCCGTCCGAGAGGTTCCTCGGTGACCTCGAGTGCTCGCTGTCGCCGGCGGTTATGACCGCCGATTGGGCCGGAGGTGGGCTGATCTCCACGACCGAGGACCTCAATCGGTTTCTGCGAGCGTTCGTCGACGACCGCATCTTTCGCCAGCCAGAGACCCGGGCACAGATGCTCAACTGGATCGACTCCGGGCCGTTCCACGGCTACGGATTCGGGATCGGGCTGGTCGACTTCGACCGTTCGGACAGCCCCGCCCACGCGGGCCTCGGGCAGGCGTGGGGCCACGCCGGATCATCACAGAACTTCATGTACTACTGGCCGAGGTTCGACGTGGCCATGATCGGGACCCTCAACCAGATCGACAGCCAGAGGAGTCTCTACGACATCGTCGCATCGGTCATGACAACGGTGCGCGACACGCTTCCCGGCTGA
- a CDS encoding cytochrome c — MKVPRWLTYLVVVLVVMSWVPLALILRARAVKSDKPRIHIVQDMDNQPKLGPQAGNRLFADRRAMRPPVPGAIARGELREDEGLYRGAVGGAWLEQIPLPVTEQLMRRGRERYDIFCSPCHGLAGHGDGMVSKRAEALQEGTWTLPASFHTELVRGRPAGHLYNSIANGIRNMPGYGAQIPVEDRWAIVAYLRALQRSQAASVEDVPPELRAQLR, encoded by the coding sequence ATGAAGGTCCCGCGCTGGTTGACCTACCTGGTGGTGGTGCTGGTCGTGATGTCGTGGGTGCCGCTGGCGTTGATCCTGCGCGCGCGGGCGGTCAAGAGCGACAAACCCCGGATCCACATCGTCCAGGACATGGACAACCAGCCCAAGCTCGGACCCCAGGCGGGAAATCGGCTGTTCGCCGACCGGCGGGCCATGCGGCCGCCGGTGCCCGGCGCGATCGCGAGGGGCGAGCTGCGCGAGGACGAGGGGCTCTACCGGGGCGCGGTCGGCGGGGCGTGGCTCGAGCAGATCCCGCTCCCGGTCACCGAGCAGCTGATGCGTCGCGGCCGCGAGCGCTACGACATCTTCTGCTCGCCGTGCCACGGGCTGGCCGGTCACGGCGACGGCATGGTGTCGAAGCGGGCCGAGGCGCTCCAGGAGGGCACCTGGACCCTGCCCGCGTCCTTTCACACCGAGCTGGTGCGCGGCCGCCCGGCCGGCCATCTCTACAACTCGATCGCGAACGGCATCCGCAACATGCCCGGGTACGGCGCTCAGATCCCGGTCGAGGACCGGTGGGCGATCGTGGCCTACCTGCGGGCGCTGCAGCGCAGCCAGGCCGCGTCGGTCGAGGACGTGCCGCCCGAGCTGCGGGCGCAGCTGCGCTAG
- a CDS encoding DUF3341 domain-containing protein has translation MSATTVGRRVLLDNTTDDPRRRAPLVLNHTEFSFVTDTVCGVVERKAPRSWYIAFAAALTMTGVLFAMITYLVTTGIGVWGLQVPVGWGWAIVNFVFWVGIGHAGTLISAILFLLRQKWRTSINRFAEGMTIFAVVCAGIFPGIHVGRMWLAYWLFPVPNQMQMWPNFRSPLLWDVFAVSTYATVSLLFWYMGMIPDLATLRDRATTRLRWFVYGLLSLGWRSSNRHWHRFEMAYLLLAALATPLVLSVHSVVSFDFAVSIIPGWHATIFPPYFVAGAIFSGFAMVVTLVIPTRHFFKLEEIITLRHLENMSKIMLATGMMVGLAYSTEFFIAWYSGNPYESFTFLNRAFGPYAWAYWIMVSCNVIVPQIFWARRMRTNLVVMWVASVLINVGMWFERFVIVVSSLSRDYLPTSWGYYRPTLIDVLTFAGSFGLFFTLFLLFVRFLPIVGMAEVKGVMPAALHGEPGHGDYHGDVIDLRKRRGGLEWTGAAPTAMHGYLVSFDNVDALIAGANRVRDAGYTRWDAHSPFVVHGLDKAMGIRPTRLPYLVLAGGLTGTAAGLLLQWFTNAFDYPFLISGKPIFSLPANIPVAFETTILFAAISALVGMLVFNGLPALFHPLHARRSFKRATDDRFFISVEARDPIFDPVATRELLASLGGSPVEEVPS, from the coding sequence ATGAGCGCCACCACCGTCGGCCGCCGCGTGCTGCTCGATAACACCACTGACGACCCGCGGCGGCGGGCGCCACTGGTGCTCAACCACACCGAGTTCTCGTTCGTCACCGACACGGTCTGCGGCGTGGTCGAGAGAAAGGCCCCGCGCTCCTGGTACATCGCCTTCGCCGCTGCGCTGACCATGACCGGCGTGCTGTTCGCGATGATCACCTACCTGGTGACCACCGGCATCGGCGTCTGGGGCCTCCAGGTGCCGGTGGGGTGGGGCTGGGCGATCGTGAACTTCGTGTTCTGGGTCGGGATCGGGCACGCCGGGACCCTGATCTCGGCGATCCTGTTCCTGCTCCGCCAGAAGTGGCGCACCAGCATCAACCGTTTCGCCGAGGGGATGACCATCTTCGCGGTGGTGTGCGCGGGCATCTTTCCGGGCATCCACGTCGGGCGGATGTGGCTCGCGTACTGGCTGTTTCCGGTTCCCAACCAGATGCAGATGTGGCCGAACTTCCGGTCGCCGCTGCTGTGGGACGTGTTCGCGGTCTCGACCTACGCGACGGTGTCGCTGCTGTTCTGGTACATGGGCATGATCCCCGACCTGGCGACGCTGCGCGATCGCGCGACGACCCGGCTGCGCTGGTTCGTCTACGGGCTGCTCAGCCTCGGGTGGCGGTCGTCGAACCGCCACTGGCACCGGTTCGAGATGGCCTACCTGCTGCTCGCGGCGCTGGCGACGCCGCTCGTGCTGTCGGTCCACTCGGTGGTCAGCTTCGACTTCGCGGTCTCGATCATCCCGGGCTGGCACGCCACCATCTTCCCGCCCTACTTCGTCGCCGGCGCCATCTTTTCGGGCTTTGCGATGGTGGTGACCCTGGTGATCCCGACCCGCCACTTCTTCAAGCTCGAGGAGATCATCACCCTGCGTCACCTCGAGAACATGTCGAAGATCATGCTCGCCACCGGCATGATGGTCGGCCTCGCGTACTCGACCGAGTTCTTCATCGCCTGGTACTCGGGCAACCCCTACGAGTCGTTCACGTTTCTAAACCGCGCCTTCGGGCCCTACGCGTGGGCCTACTGGATCATGGTCAGCTGCAACGTGATCGTTCCCCAGATCTTCTGGGCCAGGAGGATGCGCACCAACCTGGTGGTGATGTGGGTCGCCTCGGTCCTGATCAACGTCGGGATGTGGTTCGAGCGCTTCGTCATCGTCGTCTCGTCGCTGAGCCGCGACTACTTGCCGACCAGCTGGGGCTACTACCGGCCGACCCTGATCGACGTGCTGACGTTCGCCGGGAGCTTCGGGCTGTTCTTCACCCTGTTCCTGCTGTTCGTCCGCTTCCTGCCGATCGTCGGCATGGCCGAGGTCAAGGGCGTGATGCCGGCCGCGCTCCACGGCGAGCCAGGCCACGGCGACTACCACGGCGACGTGATCGACCTTCGCAAACGGCGGGGCGGCCTCGAGTGGACCGGCGCCGCGCCGACGGCGATGCATGGCTACCTGGTGTCGTTCGACAACGTCGACGCCCTGATCGCCGGCGCGAACCGGGTCCGGGACGCCGGCTACACGCGTTGGGACGCGCACTCGCCGTTCGTCGTCCACGGCCTCGACAAGGCGATGGGGATCAGGCCCACCCGCCTGCCATACCTCGTGCTCGCGGGAGGCCTGACGGGTACCGCGGCTGGCCTGCTGCTGCAATGGTTCACGAACGCCTTCGACTACCCGTTCCTGATCTCCGGCAAGCCGATCTTCAGCCTCCCCGCCAACATCCCGGTGGCGTTCGAGACGACGATCCTGTTCGCGGCGATCTCCGCCCTGGTCGGCATGCTGGTTTTCAATGGGCTGCCGGCCCTGTTCCACCCGCTCCACGCCAGGCGCTCGTTCAAGCGGGCGACCGACGACCGCTTCTTCATCAGCGTCGAAGCGCGCGACCCGATCTTCGATCCGGTGGCGACCCGCGAGCTGCTCGCGTCGCTCGGCGGCTCACCGGTGGAGGAGGTGCCTTCATGA
- a CDS encoding TAT-variant-translocated molybdopterin oxidoreductase, translating to MPSLTNPTAPNYWRSLDELARTPEFAEAVRREFPNDEWDRLPPATRRQFLQVMGASLAFAGLTACRWPKEEIVPFAHRPEERIPGVPQHFATAFELGGTALGMLVTSFDGRPVKAEGSPEHPDSRGALSALAQASVLGLYDPDRSRRLVLRAGGQEFAKSWDDFAADLAGWTTDDGEGLAVLSGASSSPSLHRLRERLLEARPRATWFEHESLSHDSERDGLRAALGRPLRVLPHLDRARVVACFDADPLLEHPAAVLLSRDFAASRDPRRGAGCSRLYVVEPGYSLTGGRADHRLAVPASQVTGVLAALAAEVMARLGMAVPEGVVGAAAGHAHDALVATLAGDLVAGRGAGVVLVGPRQGAAAHALAAALNSVLGNAGTVVDYLELADPDRPSHLAAVGELAQRIGEGSVKTLLILGGNPAYDAPTDLRFAELLRRVPNAVHLGLHDDETSRSCRWHLPQAHQLEAWGDGRAWDGTITLQQPLIESLYGGRSAIEVVAGLLGGAPANGWEIVRDTVRELAPAADFEAWWRRCLHDGLIAGTAAAPVTPALDLEAVSGLALGHEPPPPPTAAALELVLAPDAKVHDGRFANNGWLQELPDAVTKITWGNALLLSPTTARELAVAEGEVVAVSAAGATVEAPVHVLPGLPRFTALLPLGYGRTAAGEVGNGIGVSAAPLRTTAAPWIVPGVVLRQTGRRVALACTQDHHAIDRIGFGERNRRAAILVREASVGAFLEDPEIFRHMDHHPPLEQLWKEGAHEGEQWGMAIDLNACTGCNACVVACHAENNIPVVGREQVIRQREMHWLRIDRYFRTPQGVAADQVEDAAMVFQPVACVQCENAPCEQVCPVAATQHTRDGLNAMVYNRCIGTRYCSNNCPYKVRRFNFFNYRKRLPDVAKMQLNPEVTVRSRGVMEKCTYCVQRIEKARIAAGNERRPIRDGEITPACAQTCPARAITFGNLNDPASEVSRLRGDHRSYATLEELNIRPRTRYLARLQNPAPAPAAAEPAGGDHGKETA from the coding sequence ATGCCATCGCTGACCAATCCGACCGCCCCGAACTACTGGCGCAGCCTCGACGAGCTGGCGCGGACTCCCGAGTTCGCGGAGGCTGTGCGGCGCGAGTTTCCGAACGACGAGTGGGATCGCCTGCCGCCGGCCACCCGCCGCCAGTTTCTCCAGGTGATGGGCGCCTCGCTGGCCTTCGCCGGCCTCACTGCGTGCCGCTGGCCAAAGGAGGAGATCGTCCCCTTCGCCCACCGTCCCGAGGAGCGGATCCCGGGGGTGCCCCAGCACTTCGCGACCGCGTTCGAGCTCGGCGGCACAGCGCTCGGCATGCTGGTGACCTCCTTCGACGGCCGCCCGGTCAAGGCGGAGGGCAGCCCCGAGCACCCGGACAGCCGCGGCGCCCTGTCGGCCCTCGCCCAGGCGAGCGTGCTCGGCCTCTACGATCCGGACCGCAGCCGCCGGCTGGTCCTGCGCGCCGGCGGGCAGGAGTTCGCCAAGAGCTGGGACGACTTCGCGGCCGACCTCGCGGGCTGGACCACGGATGACGGCGAGGGCCTTGCGGTGCTGTCCGGGGCCTCGTCGTCACCGAGCCTGCACCGGCTGCGCGAGCGGCTGCTGGAGGCGAGGCCGCGCGCCACCTGGTTCGAGCACGAATCGCTGTCCCACGACAGCGAGCGGGACGGCCTGCGCGCCGCCCTCGGCCGGCCGCTGCGGGTGCTCCCGCACCTGGACCGCGCGCGGGTGGTGGCGTGCTTCGACGCCGACCCGCTGCTCGAGCACCCGGCGGCGGTGCTCCTCTCCAGGGACTTCGCCGCGTCGCGGGATCCCCGTCGCGGGGCCGGCTGTAGCCGGCTCTACGTGGTGGAGCCGGGCTACTCTCTGACCGGCGGGCGCGCCGACCACCGGCTGGCGGTGCCGGCCTCGCAGGTCACCGGCGTGCTGGCGGCGCTGGCGGCGGAGGTGATGGCGCGGCTGGGGATGGCGGTGCCGGAGGGCGTGGTGGGCGCCGCCGCCGGACATGCCCACGACGCCTTGGTGGCGACCCTGGCCGGCGACCTGGTGGCTGGCCGGGGGGCTGGCGTGGTCCTGGTCGGGCCGCGCCAGGGCGCCGCCGCCCACGCGCTGGCCGCGGCCCTCAACTCGGTGCTCGGCAACGCTGGGACCGTGGTTGACTACCTCGAGCTCGCCGACCCCGACCGGCCGAGCCACCTGGCGGCGGTCGGCGAGCTGGCGCAGCGGATCGGCGAGGGCTCCGTCAAGACCCTGCTCATCCTGGGCGGCAACCCGGCCTACGACGCACCGACGGACCTCCGCTTCGCTGAGCTGCTGAGGCGGGTGCCGAACGCGGTACACCTCGGGCTGCATGACGACGAGACCTCGCGGTCGTGCCGCTGGCACCTGCCGCAGGCCCACCAGCTCGAGGCCTGGGGCGACGGCCGCGCCTGGGACGGCACCATCACCCTGCAGCAGCCGCTGATCGAGTCGCTGTACGGCGGCCGGTCGGCGATCGAGGTCGTGGCCGGCCTGCTCGGTGGCGCGCCGGCGAACGGCTGGGAGATCGTCCGCGACACCGTGCGCGAGCTGGCGCCGGCCGCGGACTTCGAGGCGTGGTGGCGGCGCTGCCTGCACGACGGGCTGATCGCCGGGACCGCCGCCGCGCCGGTGACGCCGGCGCTCGACCTCGAGGCGGTGTCCGGCCTGGCGCTCGGGCACGAGCCGCCCCCGCCGCCGACGGCGGCCGCGCTCGAGCTGGTGCTGGCGCCGGACGCGAAGGTCCACGACGGGCGCTTCGCCAACAACGGCTGGCTCCAGGAGCTGCCGGACGCAGTCACCAAGATCACCTGGGGCAACGCGCTGCTGCTGTCCCCGACCACCGCCCGCGAGCTGGCGGTGGCCGAGGGCGAGGTGGTGGCGGTGAGCGCGGCCGGCGCGACCGTCGAGGCGCCGGTGCACGTGCTGCCGGGGCTGCCGCGCTTCACGGCACTGCTTCCGCTCGGCTACGGCCGGACCGCCGCCGGCGAGGTCGGCAACGGCATCGGAGTGAGCGCCGCGCCGCTGCGCACCACGGCCGCACCCTGGATCGTCCCGGGGGTGGTGTTGCGGCAGACCGGCCGCCGCGTGGCGCTGGCCTGCACCCAGGACCACCACGCCATCGACCGCATCGGCTTCGGCGAGCGCAACCGGCGCGCCGCGATCCTGGTGCGTGAGGCCAGCGTGGGCGCCTTCCTCGAGGATCCCGAGATCTTCCGCCACATGGACCACCACCCGCCGCTCGAGCAGCTGTGGAAGGAAGGGGCCCATGAGGGCGAGCAGTGGGGGATGGCGATCGATCTCAACGCCTGCACCGGGTGCAACGCCTGCGTCGTCGCCTGCCACGCCGAGAACAACATCCCGGTGGTCGGGCGCGAGCAGGTGATCCGCCAGCGCGAGATGCATTGGCTGCGGATCGACCGTTACTTCCGGACGCCCCAAGGGGTGGCCGCCGACCAGGTCGAGGACGCCGCGATGGTGTTCCAGCCGGTGGCCTGCGTGCAGTGCGAGAACGCGCCCTGCGAGCAGGTCTGCCCGGTGGCGGCGACCCAGCACACCCGGGACGGCCTCAACGCGATGGTCTACAACCGCTGCATCGGCACCCGCTACTGCTCGAACAACTGCCCGTACAAGGTGCGGCGGTTCAACTTCTTCAACTACCGCAAGCGGCTCCCGGACGTCGCCAAGATGCAGCTCAACCCCGAGGTCACGGTGCGCAGCCGGGGGGTCATGGAGAAGTGCACGTACTGCGTGCAGCGGATCGAAAAGGCACGGATCGCCGCCGGCAACGAGCGGCGCCCGATCCGCGACGGCGAGATCACCCCGGCCTGCGCCCAGACCTGTCCGGCCCGGGCGATCACCTTCGGCAACCTCAACGACCCGGCGAGCGAGGTGTCGCGGCTGCGCGGCGACCACCGCAGCTATGCGACCCTCGAGGAGCTCAACATCCGGCCGCGGACCCGCTACCTGGCGCGTCTTCAGAACCCGGCGCCCGCGCCGGCCGCGGCCGAGCCGGCGGGCGGCGACCACGGGAAGGAGACGGCCTGA
- a CDS encoding cytochrome c3 family protein has protein sequence MAMDHSGEVFVFPRWTRVVRPAIAAAVAGGAIYAALVVWLGFSPRATDVGYAPEQPVPYSHALHVGQLGIDCRYCHNTVERAAHAALPPTQTCMNCHAAVRKGSDKLIPVSTSYATGMPVGWIRVHDLPDYVYFDHSAHVSRGVGCVSCHGRIDAMDVVYQAEPLSMGWCLDCHRNPERHLRPVELVFELDWVPEEDQLALGRRLREAAGINPPVDCNTCHR, from the coding sequence ATGGCGATGGATCATTCAGGTGAGGTGTTCGTCTTCCCGCGCTGGACGCGGGTCGTCCGTCCCGCGATCGCGGCGGCGGTCGCCGGCGGCGCGATCTACGCCGCGCTGGTGGTGTGGCTCGGCTTCTCGCCGCGGGCCACCGATGTCGGCTATGCCCCCGAGCAGCCGGTTCCCTACAGCCATGCGCTGCACGTGGGCCAGCTCGGGATCGACTGCCGCTACTGCCACAACACGGTCGAGAGGGCGGCTCACGCCGCGCTGCCGCCGACCCAGACCTGCATGAACTGCCACGCCGCGGTGCGCAAGGGCTCCGACAAGCTGATCCCGGTCAGCACCAGCTACGCCACCGGCATGCCGGTCGGCTGGATCCGGGTCCACGACCTGCCCGACTACGTGTACTTCGACCACAGCGCGCACGTGAGCCGGGGCGTCGGCTGCGTGTCCTGCCACGGCCGCATCGACGCCATGGACGTCGTCTACCAGGCCGAGCCGCTCAGCATGGGCTGGTGCCTGGACTGCCACCGCAACCCGGAGCGCCACCTGCGGCCGGTCGAGCTCGTCTTCGAGCTCGACTGGGTTCCCGAGGAGGACCAGCTCGCGCTCGGCCGCCGGCTTCGCGAGGCCGCCGGCATCAACCCCCCCGTGGACTGCAACACATGCCATCGCTGA
- a CDS encoding GntG family PLP-dependent aldolase, with protein sequence MERTIDLRSDTVTQPTPSMRRAMAEATVGDDVYGEDPTVNRLEERAAALMGREAALLVPSGTMANQIAVNLLSRRGQEVIGDARCHIFNFEHGAMAAISGALARPIETADGILHPDQIRGAYLPAGGHTNSSCMVVLENTHNLAGGRVVPAARMDALVATSTALGLPVHLDGARIHNAAAALGVPAARLARGCDTVMFCLSKALGAPVGSLLVGDRALIAEARVVRKMLGGGMRQAGVLAAAGLVALDEVLPRLADDHATARRLASLIAEIPGILLDPATVETNIICFGLDENARVTASELVGRLATNGVLCSALGANLVRLVTHYHVTMDDAEAAAAAVRAVMREGIRG encoded by the coding sequence ATGGAACGCACCATCGATCTTCGGTCGGATACGGTAACACAGCCCACGCCGTCGATGCGACGGGCGATGGCCGAAGCCACGGTCGGCGACGACGTCTACGGCGAGGACCCGACCGTCAACCGTCTCGAGGAGCGCGCCGCCGCGCTCATGGGACGGGAGGCGGCGCTGCTCGTGCCGTCCGGCACGATGGCCAACCAGATCGCCGTCAACCTCCTCTCCCGGCGGGGGCAGGAGGTGATCGGCGACGCCCGCTGTCACATCTTCAACTTCGAGCACGGCGCGATGGCGGCGATCTCGGGGGCGCTCGCGCGGCCGATCGAGACCGCCGACGGCATCCTCCACCCCGACCAGATCCGGGGCGCCTACCTGCCGGCCGGCGGCCACACCAACTCGAGCTGCATGGTGGTGCTCGAGAACACCCACAACCTGGCCGGCGGACGGGTGGTGCCGGCGGCCCGCATGGACGCGCTGGTGGCAACCTCGACGGCGCTCGGCCTTCCGGTGCACCTCGACGGCGCCCGCATCCACAACGCCGCGGCCGCGCTCGGCGTCCCGGCAGCCCGTCTCGCGCGCGGCTGCGACACGGTCATGTTCTGCCTGTCAAAGGCCCTGGGCGCTCCCGTCGGCTCGCTGCTCGTCGGTGACCGCGCGCTGATCGCCGAGGCCCGCGTCGTCCGCAAGATGCTCGGCGGCGGCATGCGCCAGGCCGGCGTGCTGGCCGCGGCCGGCCTGGTGGCCCTCGACGAGGTGCTGCCGCGGCTGGCCGACGACCATGCGACCGCGCGCCGCCTCGCGTCGCTCATCGCCGAGATCCCGGGGATCCTGCTCGACCCCGCCACCGTGGAGACCAACATCATCTGCTTCGGGCTCGACGAGAACGCCCGGGTGACGGCGTCCGAGCTGGTCGGCCGCCTGGCCACGAACGGGGTCCTGTGCAGCGCCCTCGGCGCCAACCTGGTGCGGCTGGTGACCCACTATCACGTCACGATGGACGATGCCGAGGCCGCGGCCGCCGCGGTGCGTGCGGTCATGAGAGAAGGGATCAGGGGTTAG
- a CDS encoding class I SAM-dependent methyltransferase: protein MPAYDYSTLADLYDEFCVVAEDIPLFRSAAAGARGPVLELMAGTGRVTLPMLDAGAALTCVDSSPSMLAILARKQAGRARRARLVCGDVGALPLGRAFDLVVLPFRGFNELADRASQLAALSEAARVLAAGGSFICTAHNPTVRGPAADGAWRELGRFPGAGGRTVRLHLKTALSRRPGVVVGEQRVEVLDAGGRLLDRRTVALEFSLVPASDLIAMAGSVGLVATRLLGDWNGARFDEPSSPNLIAFFEKRDERESR from the coding sequence ATGCCGGCGTACGACTACTCGACGCTCGCGGACCTCTACGACGAGTTCTGCGTCGTCGCGGAGGACATCCCGCTCTTCCGGTCGGCGGCGGCAGGGGCTCGCGGCCCCGTGCTCGAGCTGATGGCGGGCACCGGCCGGGTGACGCTGCCGATGCTCGATGCCGGCGCCGCCCTGACCTGCGTCGACAGCTCGCCGTCGATGCTCGCGATTCTCGCCCGCAAGCAGGCCGGGCGAGCACGCCGCGCGCGGCTGGTGTGCGGCGACGTCGGGGCGCTGCCGCTCGGTCGCGCTTTCGACCTGGTGGTGCTGCCGTTCCGCGGCTTCAACGAGCTTGCGGACCGGGCCAGCCAGCTCGCCGCGCTCTCCGAGGCGGCCCGGGTGCTGGCGGCCGGCGGGTCGTTCATCTGCACAGCCCACAACCCCACGGTCCGCGGCCCGGCGGCGGACGGCGCCTGGCGCGAGCTCGGGCGCTTCCCCGGGGCCGGGGGCCGGACCGTGAGGCTCCACCTCAAGACCGCGCTGTCACGGCGGCCCGGCGTGGTGGTCGGCGAGCAGCGGGTCGAGGTCCTCGACGCCGGCGGCAGGCTGCTCGACCGCCGGACCGTGGCGCTCGAGTTCTCGCTGGTGCCGGCCTCCGATCTGATCGCCATGGCGGGCTCGGTCGGCCTCGTCGCGACCCGGCTGCTCGGCGACTGGAACGGCGCGCGGTTCGACGAGCCATCGAGCCCGAACCTGATCGCGTTCTTCGAGAAGCGGGATGAACGCGAGAGCCGCTGA